Below is a window of Poecile atricapillus isolate bPoeAtr1 chromosome 2, bPoeAtr1.hap1, whole genome shotgun sequence DNA.
ACCGGTCCACCTGAGGGTGGACTGTGCTGGCTACTGTCAGTGAAGGCAGAGGTGCCAGGAATTCTAATGAGGCCATTGTTGCAAGCTgtaagcaaaggaaaaatgttcAGTAAAATTCTGAACTTTCCCTCCCTACATTCTGTTTCCTTTATGGGTCCCTAAAATGTTTAAGTTTCCTCATTCTTCTAACTTGGCTCTAAAGTGTTTAACATCTTGTGGCTGTTGTCTTTTAGTCCTTTCTGTGCTCATATTCCATGTGAACACCTGTTGTGATTTCATACCAGTGAAAGGCAGTATGAGATGCACAAGTCAAACTCCAGCTAAATTTGGTGTCTCTTACGGAATTGTTGAGTTGACCATGAATATTTAATTCATTAAGATTCATGTCTtgatttatttgcttgtttatATCTATTGTAATGGAAGTTCCTTTGACCCTAAGTTTCATAAATGTAACAAAGCAATTCCAGTAGTGGGAGAAGGAAATCTATCCTGTTTTATAAATGGGAAGCTGAGGCATGAGGTGTGATGTGCAGAAGGATGAATcaggctggcaggcagctcttaccagattttctgaattttagTCCAGTGTTTCACATTGACCTCTACCAGTTAAGAAATGTTTTAGTCTTCTTGATGTAGCACTGCAACTTTGTATTATGTCTCTGTCATCCTGTGTTATAATGGACTGCTGATACAGTTGTAGTTGTAGTTCCTTTCGGGATTGTTTATCAAAGAAAGGcttaagaaaagaaagacagaatGTTGTGGCCTGCCATTTAGCATTACtctgttcagtattttttcccGGGAGAAAGATTACATACATGGCTGTGCTTCCTTCCGGTGTCTGAGAAAGATGGACAAGAAAAGGATGAACACCTTGTTTCACTTAACAAGTTTACTATAATGCTGTCGTGTGAATTAAATTTGCAGTGAACTGAGGAAAATTAGCATTCTGTATGCATCTATATTCATACAACTACTTCTGAATATAAAAAGGTTTACCTTGATAAATCTaattaacataaaaaaaatctgaagcatAAAAGAACCCAACCCCAAAAGGCAccaaacaaaactcaaaacttTAAGCAAACCTTTAACTTTTCAGGTAATGCTGTTCTTAGAGCAACAGTGCACATGCTTCAAGTGCTGTTTCAGGTGAAAGGGAAAATGCTCGACTTGTCCTTATTTTGAGACAATAATTGGTTCAAGattgtgttttaaattaatttataaaaaacaattaaattaatACACATATACTGCTTCACATCATAAATAGCAGTATAAAAACTAGGTACATTGAGGGAAGTTCTTTTTAAAGGTAAATGATTGCTAACACTACTATGGCTGTCTGTGCATCTGACAGTTTGTAGTGTATGCAGCTTAACTGAGAAGATTGCAGTCAATGCTCAGAAAAGAGGTGAGCAAAACAGTAACTGTCTTGAATCACAGAGTCCCTAATGTTAGAAAAGACCATcaaggtcatcaagtccagcctttgaAGGACCTTGTTCTAGCTCAGCTGAAGTGAAGTGCAGCTGTATCACAAATATGTTAACTGGCCATATGTCTCATTGTAAATCTGAAGTCTTTGCCTGACACATGGAAAGTGGAGAGGTGCAAGTTGTCTGATTGTCATGGGGAATAGTAGTAGCTATTGAACTCTGCCAAATGGGAATACTGGTGATACTAGAAGTGTAGTCACTCCTATATGGGAATGACCTGGGAAATGGATTAACTTCTGGTGATTAGTTCTTGTCAGCAGTGGACTTCCACTGACTATGCAAGCCAGAGTTCTTGTGGGTTATGGTTTTTTAAGTTGTTTAACTTTATAactttatataatttatattataacTTTATATTGAGAACTTAATCCAGTATACAATTTGATATATGAAAAAATGGAGATGAGTTGAAAACTGGGCTCATTTATATGtacacatataaatatatgtgttgGTAACTGACACAGTTGAAAACAGTCTGGTTTTAGTTTTGCACTTAGTAATCTTCCTAGTTCCTTGACTTTAGGCGTAAATAATATTGAGTCGGCAAAGCTTTTTGGTGGCTTCCTAGAGCAACCTTCTCAGTCAGTAGTTAGGAGTTTTTTAAATTtagggtctgtctgtgctggcCAGTGTAGCAGTCAGGTAACCTGAACAAGGGAAAAGAGCTTTTCTCTTGCTAATattgttcttttccttccctcctgccccccAAGCTGATAAAAGAGTGAATTCTGGTAGAGTTGAGTGACCTTCTAAACAAGCTTCCCTTCAGAAAAGATGTACCTTTATAATCATTTCAGCAGGTCTCGTGCTCTTCATGCCTCAAGTCCCAGGCAGATAACTTCTAGCTGCCTCTcctaaaaataacattttttttcatcaatTCAGTGTTAGTTTGCAGTAATTTCTACCTTTAGGATAGAGAACTTATTGCTGTTCACTCTTCTTTCACTGACTTCCATTATTTTCTAATAATTCAAATTCTTGACTGATGCATTCTGCTGTCATCCAGATATTGTCAACATTGCTCATTCTGAAAGGTAAGAAAGTGCTTGAGCATGGTATGAAACGATGGCCCAGTCTTCTAAACCAAAAGCTAAATATGTCGGACAATGTTTGTTCTTCCTTTGTGGGAACTGACTGCTTTCTAATTCTGTTAGATGAAGTGCCAATCAAGCCTTGTATGAAGTTCTCTACATTTTTAAGTCTCCCATGAAATGAAATAAGGTAACATAAATGTTGAAGTAGAGGTGATACATGTCCTATGAAGCGTTTCTCCTGAGCTACAGCTTGGTAGTGCAGTTTGTAATTTGATGGTTATTACTGACTTAAGCCTTCCATTTTGCAGTAAAAGAGCCTTTTTGTTTAATAGCCCCTGTATGATTTTTCAGTAGCAGAAAGTCCTGTTCTGGACAATATATAAAACAATATTTCCAGTACTGTATTACTACAGTGTTTAATAGTAGTCACGTTATCTAGCAAATGAGCACCAATAAAAATACATCTATGCTCCGTGAAGCTCACAAATCCCATTATGTACCTTTTTAATAAAATCCTCAGGACAGTATTGGAGCAGCCTAATGATCCACCTTCCTGACTCTTCCTAACTTAAAGCCTGGAATataaaaagtgatttaaatGCCATAGCATATTTGAAATCAAGCTGTCCTTCCATGGAATACTCATGGCCTGAGGAAAATGTCACAGGGCTGCCTTCTCTTCTCATCAGGAGGTATGTTAAACTTGCAACAGAAAATGTTGTTACAAGTGTAGATGTATATAATGAAAAGCTATTTCTGAAGCCTAACCTCTTATTCTTTACTCTGAAATGTTCACTTGTAGAAGAGAAAAGGGATCCTTGAATTCCAGCAGATTTTTCTGAGTCAGTCTGTAGCTATTTGAGGTGGTATGTTGGATTGATGTGATGAGTATAAATTCTCTAGATTATCAAACTGTCACTGAAAAAATAGCTACAAACAGGAGTGGCTTCAGCCAAAgatgaatttttccttttctgtgtttgctATCATGATCCAGTCAGGCACAGAAATATCAATAGCTCTGTGGGTTAGCTGGTGCAGTAGTTTACACAGGATGAGCACTCTTTCTTCAATGATGATTTTTCAGTGAGATTAGTTCTAAAATAAGCAATGTTTGTTCTCATCATACATTTCCATCAAAATGGAAGTTAAATTTAAACAGCTaattttggggtttcacttATTGACTAAATCTATAATTTGTTTATGCAAGACTTGCCCAGGCAGGCAAGAGCTTCTCTCTCATGATTATTCTCTTATGCTCTGCCAGTGTTCAGTGCCACTGATAATGTCTGAAACAGATCAGCTGCACAGGCACTGTAAATCGTTGCCTGTGCTTCCCCTTTAAGACAGTCTTTAACTGTGACTTCACCTGTGattttgtgctgtttctttAAAGTCCATCTATATTAGATACTTGTATTATTTACATCAGTGAAATATCCTGATAGTAGGCAGGTAGCATCTTTGCTCCAGGTAcctgctttctttccttccattaTACAGTTTCACAGAATGCTGCTAGCTTAGTAGCAACTAAGGTAATTTGCTTAAAGTACTGTATAAAGATGTATAATCCTCTGCAtctaacttttttcttttgcaggagGGGTTTCTTACCATGGCCATAACACAGTTCCGACTCTTTAAAGTCTGTACTTGCCTGGCAGCAGtgctttctttcattaaaaaattaatatgcaGGTAAACAAGTCTTATTTAATTTGgttaccttttctttttcaatttttcaatTACAGGTTCTTGCACTTTTGCCCTTCCCCCAGCACCCAACCACCACTTTAACCAGTTCCGATTTTACTAATTGCAAAATAATCAACACAGATGAAAactaaatcaaattaattttttaatttgcatatttGTTCAGAGTTCCAAAAGTCTCTGTAGTTATTTGTGAGTGTATTTTGTTGTATGGTAGCTAAATGAGATTTTGTAAACAGCTATGACAGGGTTttaaaatggcttttaaaaCTATTCCATGTCAAACTTGAAGAAAAGCTGTGCTGCACATTTTTGAAATGTACTTAGCAAGTGATACTTCATATTTTAAGAGATTTAGTTAATAGGAGCATCCACTCTGTCATCATTCAGTAGGCTGTCATTACAAATGAAAGCAATTCTCATCTTGTTTGTCAAAAAACAGTTGCCTGAGACTTCAGATTTGTCTGCATATTGAAGATTCTTTCAGAATTTTGGAGGACAGTGATTGAAGCTCAaggaaactgcttttttttcttttaaaagatgaagaatagtttattttttacaCTCTTTTAAGTCATATGTAGGGTTCTTTTGAGTTGTAGACACATGAAAGCTGTAGTGTAGTACTTAGAAGCAGTATAAAAATCCCCAAGAGTTAATGTGGAGCGGTAGAATTCAGTAACACAGTAGTACAGTACCTGAGGCAATGCTTGGCACTGTGCTGTCATATGAACTACTGTGCCTCCTGCCACTTTTGCAGCATATTGCTTACATAAGCAAATACCAATCTAAATAAATGTATTCTCTTTTTGTTTATGATGACAAATACTTTCCCAGTGAGGATTAAAGCATATGCAGAATATGTAACAGACACAAAATAACTGTTTACTTCCTCTTCACCTTTACTTATTCCAAGAATAAATGGAAGCTCTTGACCTGTTGTTAAATTCACTACAGATCTAGTGAAGCTTTAAAAAGATACACTTTAATGCTGCATATAAATGTCAACCTTAGTTCTGTGATTTGgaattcaaattaaattaagaatACTTGTTCAAGTTCTGAAAGAAGTCAAAACACTGAGTTCATCGTAACTTCTGTATTATGTGAATCCTTCATTTCTCTAAGtgtaaagatattttttataaGCAGATAATTATATTCTAAGTGTAGTGACAgtattttcatccttttttccaacTTCTGTATGGACTATAATCTTGAAATGAACAGCTGAGAAgaacaaaaaatggaaaactctTTCTTTGCTGAATAACAATTAgttgaagaaatgaaaatttaaggTTTTTCACATAAGCATGTCACTGGATCACATTAATTCAGACCAGTAacaacagatgtttcttctgtttACTGTCACTGCAAAATGTACTTTgataaattttgttttccagtaaTGCACCCCTCCATATAACATATGCCTAATAACCAACAAATATGGTTTAATTAAACATGCATTTTAATTCAATGGATATGAGCTGGTACTTACTTACATTACATAGTTTACATTAGGTTGTCATTTGAACAAGTGCCTATAGAGATTGTGCAACTTTCTAGGCAGCATAGAGCATGCCTATAGTACTAATCCTTTCTTTAGGAAAATCTTTTCTTGATAAACAACAAACAACAGACTGCCTGAATTCAGTTCTCAGGATATAACATGTGTAAGTATAAAAAGAGATGAAACTTCCTTCCATTTAAAATCTCTAGTTATCTCCGACTGAGAAATCCGGATGCTGCTTATTAGTGAGGAGAAACAAATCCAATAATTCTCAAGGCATTTGGCATTCAGAGCAGTGATCAGTATCTGATGATGCTGTGGAGCAGCTGTTCCTATAAGCATCTTCTTCCCTTACTAGAAGAAGTGGAGATCTGTAGCcttcctcagtgctgctgtgtgtaCCATATTCTTTCTGATGTTGTGTGACAAAAGCTCTTTCCCCCTACCTTCAGGCTTCTTACTGTAACCATTTTGACTTGGTGAATGTTTGTTACAAGCTACTTGCTACTCTTCTAGATAGTGTAGAGAAAGACAATGCAGAAGTGATGGCTTGTAATAgtattaaatataaatagtaTTAAGGATGTGTATATTGTAGAGGTCTGAAGGAGGATGTTTCCAAGTTTGGGTGTCCTTTAGAGATGGAAAGTAAATCTCATCAAACAGAAGTCTGTAATGTGTTTGAAGGAACAGTGATTTCACCTTCCTTTACTCCTAAACTCTGTTGCTTTTCAACTTGAACAGTTCATAAAGGGAGTAGAGTTAATTAtagaaaacttgaaaatttgATGATAGCACCTGACCTTTCCTAAGGAGGAATGTTTGGTCTAGAGTAGAAAAAATACATCTAGTCACTCACCAGCATACAGTACAGGTGATATTACAAGCAACTCAGCTAGTGAGTTGATAGTATGTTCTCTAATGAGTTGATAGTATGTTCTCTAATACTAAAACTAATGGATAGAGACTAGATATTGAAATTTCCCAGTTTTATTCCCATCAGtagtaagaaaaaaacattaatttttccaAGCTACATAAGGTCAGTTACATGACTACTTTGTAGGAGTTTGCATTCTTTGGGGAAAATATAAGTGTGAGCCTGAATTGCATTCTGTTGTGTTGTAaggtatttaaaatacagtgaaTGTCAgctaagaatattttaattattattctgATCTTTGAACATTGTTCAGAAGTAAATATACAGGTTTATTTGCAATGCATTGGTGTTGTTTTaaattaacattattttatATAGTTGCTGAAATGCTGAAACAGTATTCTTTAAGTAGAAGCATGAACTGAGTTAAAGCTGTTGACATGCATAATCTTGTACTACCTCtgtttggacttttttttttttagaaaattatttagaGGGGCTTTCAAATCAAGCAGCTCAGAAAGCTCTTTTTTAGACACAGCTTAAAATTTAAGACAAATagaaaattttctcattttacagTAGAAATGGTTCTTTGGCAAGCCTGGATCTCTAGTACTTGCTTCATAAGCACTGACAATCTAAAAATTGTGACTGAATTATGCAGATGAGTTAGtccattttcatatttttcagaagtatttttcttctatttcacTCCAATTACAAAAGTAAATTGCACTTTGATATTCTTGTGAACACAACTTTCAATTCATGATGAAATTCCTTTGCTTAGCAGACTTTACTGACAGTAGTTAATACAAAGGTAATTGAAGCACTAAATGTTTTAGTTGTGGCTATTTTCAGTAGTGCTGTTCTCAGacttctatttttgttttttttaaacttagtGCTCATGTTTTCAGAGCTTGGAGGAatcctacatttttttttcaggtctgGAAGAGGGCGAAAGTTAAGTGGAGACCAAATAACTTTGCCAACCACAGTGGATTATTCATCTGTTCCTAAGCAGGTAATTGTTAAAGTGGTAGGTGACTTAATCCCTTAACAGGGTGATTATACAAGTCCTACAATATTGAACTGGTATATATCCAAGAAAGATATAATACTATTATATATGCAATATAATATTAAGTATATATCTTAGCAAGATATAAAAAGACAAGTTTTTACCTGCAGATAATATTAACTTGTACCATATTCTTGTATTCAGCCTGAAGTAGAAGACTGGTCTTCATGGGATGAAGATGCACCTACAAGTGTGAAGATTGAAGGTGGCAATGGTAATGTGGCTGCTCAGCAAAattctttggaacaaatagAACCTGATTATTTCAAAGATATGACACCAACTATAAGAAAAACTCAAAAAGTAAGTATTACACTTTCAACTATACTTATGGagggttttctttgctttaaaataaaagcaagtaaATTGGCAACTTACAGAAGGTGCTGTTGGTAAATGAGAATAGATGCTGGTGCATAGTTTATCATGTTCAATGTTTAGATCTTAGCAACTGTTTTGGGAAAAGCACTTTTTCAGCCAAACCAgtaca
It encodes the following:
- the EBAG9 gene encoding receptor-binding cancer antigen expressed on SiSo cells, which produces MAITQFRLFKVCTCLAAVLSFIKKLICRSGRGRKLSGDQITLPTTVDYSSVPKQPEVEDWSSWDEDAPTSVKIEGGNGNVAAQQNSLEQIEPDYFKDMTPTIRKTQKIVIKKREPLNFGIPEGNTGFSSRLAATQDIPFIHQSPELGDLDTWQENTNAWEEEEDAAWQAEEVLRQQKLAEREKRAAEQQRKKMEKEAQRLMKKEQNKIGVKLS